A genomic window from Pirellulaceae bacterium includes:
- a CDS encoding GntG family PLP-dependent aldolase — MSHERIDLRSDTVTRPTAEMRQAMAAAHVGDDVIDVDPTVAELQEEIAGLLGKEQAVFMPSGSMTNQVGIRVHCKPGDEFLCDTNCHIFNYEQGAFAQLSGVVARTVDGGHGVVTLEQLQHMIRPENDHLTRTRLVCLENTHNRGGGKIQPQQEVTAICTWAHKNGLRTHLDGARLFNAAAATKISLADLCTDFDTVSVCFSKGLGAPVGSALVGSAEAMQEARRHRKLFGGGMRQSGIIAAGALFGLRNHFDRMVEDHANAQLLATAIQDTPGIRLAQDSVETNIVFFDVDSELGSAHEFAEDLACLNVHMLCESHKRVRALTHLDVTTEQIQRASEIIRQVSESRSAAAKR; from the coding sequence ATGTCGCATGAACGTATAGACTTACGAAGTGACACCGTCACCCGCCCTACAGCCGAAATGCGGCAGGCCATGGCTGCTGCCCATGTCGGGGACGACGTCATTGACGTCGATCCAACGGTCGCCGAATTGCAAGAAGAAATTGCCGGTTTGCTTGGAAAGGAACAAGCGGTCTTCATGCCTTCCGGGTCGATGACCAACCAAGTTGGCATCCGAGTCCATTGCAAACCGGGCGATGAATTCCTCTGCGATACCAACTGCCATATCTTCAACTACGAACAGGGGGCATTCGCCCAACTCAGCGGAGTGGTCGCAAGGACGGTCGACGGTGGCCACGGTGTGGTCACGCTCGAACAATTACAGCATATGATCCGCCCAGAGAACGACCACCTCACACGAACAAGACTGGTCTGCCTGGAAAATACGCACAATCGAGGGGGTGGCAAGATTCAACCGCAGCAGGAAGTCACTGCCATCTGCACTTGGGCGCATAAAAACGGACTCCGGACCCACCTCGATGGAGCCAGATTGTTCAATGCAGCCGCTGCCACCAAAATATCCTTGGCTGACCTTTGTACTGATTTTGACACCGTGAGCGTCTGCTTTAGTAAAGGACTTGGTGCGCCCGTGGGATCCGCGCTCGTCGGATCTGCGGAGGCTATGCAGGAAGCTCGCCGACACCGCAAACTATTTGGCGGCGGAATGAGACAGTCCGGCATCATCGCCGCTGGTGCCTTATTCGGGTTGCGCAATCACTTCGACCGCATGGTTGAAGATCATGCCAATGCTCAACTGTTGGCGACAGCCATTCAAGACACGCCTGGAATCCGCTTGGCTCAAGACTCCGTCGAGACAAATATTGTCTTCTTTGACGTCGATTCAGAGCTAGGTTCAGCTCATGAGTTTGCAGAAGATTTAGCTTGCCTCAACGTTCATATGCTCTGCGAGTCGCACAAACGCGTGCGAGCACTCACTCATTTGGACGTCACAACCGAACAGATTCAGCGAGCGAGTGAGATTATTCGTCAGGTTTCAGAAAGCAGATCAGCCGCAGCCAAGCGTTAA